The DNA sequence AAGACCTGCACCGATGGCCGCTCGCGCCCAAGGTTTTGCAGCGACTGCCGCGCCCCTGACAAATTTTCTATTACACTAATACGAGATAAAGCACGTGTCCAAAAATTAGTTATGTAAATACTTGTtcctaaaacaaacaaaaatacacTATCAGCCATTCAGCGATGCGTGTCTGATTGGTACACGTTGAGCCTACTTATGGGTGTTCAATCAGAACAAGGTCTGGTTGAGGTGTTTAAGTGAAAATTGTGGCTGCTTTAGGCGTCCTCGTATGTATGACACCTATATAGAATGATGAAACAATCAGGATGACAGACAAGTGTGTCTATTGTCATACTCGTAAACTCACAAGACGGTGATTCAAGTCATGCAGTGATTAGTGAAGAACACAGTCGACCCTTAAGGTCGGAGGAAAAGTGAATGAAACAACCAAAGAAGACGATTATTTTCAAGACGGAAGCTTTCATCAAGTCAATAACATTTGCAAAGACAACAATTCACATTTCAGCTATCCTGCTGGGCTACATATTACAAATGAGTCTATCAAGATTCATGAAGAGCTGACCTTTCTTCAGTTCTTGCTCGTTTTGACGGAGGTGAACAACACGAGTCTCCACCATCTGAGTCGTGATCTTCACGAACGTTCTTGTCCGGTGATTTCCCTCCTAAACTTGAACTTGAACAATTGTTCGAACTAACAGGATCTTTCTCGAGTGCTTCTGATTTGTCGTTTGGAGGCGAATGCTTTGTCTCGGTTGATGGTGAAGGATGTTCATctgttattgatgatgataccTTTAAATCTTTCCCAATGTCCTTCGTCCTCTCAAACATCATTTCGAGGTATTTACCTTGTTCTTCAATCTGCAACTGCAACTTTCTTTGGATCTGCAGAAAGGGATACGTTAAAATTATGAATGTACTGGATAGAAATTCTTTTTGTAATAACCGTAAAatggcagtccggtgcactaagctcccgctatgcataGGGTCCGGGGACCGGACCACAAGGTTCTATGGTCCGGCCACACAAGCATACAGATATTTCGTCAGCTACTTATGCCATGGATGATGATCAGCTAAAATGAAAAAAGGTACGGAGTGGAGTTAGTGACCATGTCATCGGCAATTTGATAGAGTCGCATGATTTCAAACCAGAACAATATCATCATGTCACATTCGAATACATCGAGCTGTTGCTAAAATGATAAACTTGGATGTGTGTCTACACAGACACACAATGTACAAGATTTTTAAGATAACATTCTCAATTATCCCGAGACTTTCGACATCTGATTTGACGATGAAAACAGGTGCAAGAAAAGCAAGAATAGATACCTGAGTAATGTTTGAGACTTTGATCGTCTACGCACCTCAAGTTGTTCATGAAGCTGCTTTTGGACTTCCATCTGCAATCTTAGCGCTTCTGTTATTCCCATAGTCCTATTACCAAAAATGTCAAGTTTGTAAAAGACGATCCCTCATTTGTACTTGTGGATTGAACGTTGGGTCGGGGGGTGGGGTGAGATATCTGCGGTTGTAAACTAGAACATTGGATTTGAagtaaaaattgataattgaatGAACTTTTGCTCATATGGCGTCATGTTAAACGTTATGCCCCGTAATGAACAGACATACAAGATATGCGATCGCTGCATAATCAATAAATATGCATAGTGTGGTAGCAAAGACTTACGTTTTCAGGTCCATCGATGGCATCTCTATCACACTGGTAGACTTCTTTTCCGATGTTCCTGCAATGAGCAGATTACAATCTCCATGAATTTCAAATGCAGAAGAAACTAGAGAGGCAGGAAACACAACCATGAGATATAATTAAAGAGATGCATCTTACAGAAAGATACATGTATGTATGTTTCGTCATACAATTAGCAAGATTTACGCGGAGTTCCTTGACGGATGCAAAAGTTTATCGACAAATCAGAGAGGAAATTTCTACCTTCCGAGGGTTCTGGTTTATATCTGGCAGTTCTATATttctgaaattcaaaataaaatgaataaggtAAATAAATTTTTCcgcaacttttattatttttgttcttttcttcgatttcttccattcaagttacatctaatgagcaagagttgacactatcacattatagaGACAAGAtttacgactttcgaacaataagctacgtttcatgggcaagagttgacactactacattgtagaggcaagacttatgattttcaaacaataagttatgtttcatgggcaagagttgacactaccaaattatattttgatttatgagatattttataactcttacctcagaggcaagacttagctcatggactttcaaacaaaaattataccccacgggcaagagttgactctaccacgttatgttttcatttatgagatgttctacaactattgtcttagaggcaagagttagctgaaggactttcaaactacaaatcatgccccacgggcaagagttgtcactaccacgttatgtcttcatttatgagatgttctacagctcttgccttagaggcaagacttagctcaaagattttcaaactacaaattatgccccacgggcaagagttgacgcTACCAcgatgtcttcatttatgggatgttctacaactattgccttagaggtaagacttagctctaggactttcaaataataaattattccccacgggcaaaagttgacactaccacgttatgtcttcatttaagGAATGTCCTACAACTCCTGCCTTAGGGGCAAAACTTACCTCAAggaatttcaaataataaattatgccccatgagcaagagttggCACTACTACGTTATCTTTTCATtgatgagatgttctacaactcttgccttagtgGCAAGACTTttctcaaggactttcaaataataaattatgccccacgggcaagatttgacactaccacattatgtctttatttatgagatattctacaactctcgccttagagacacgacttatctcaagaattttcaaagaactttgtaacaacaattcatgcccttaaatttgatttgatgtcaaaaaaagaagatccctttgcaaattatacaactttttatttattagcgaaatataataaaagttgagaaaaaaagaaaaaaatgaacaaacaaaatagaaaaaaaaaaaaaagggaaaaaaaaaaggcaagaaaaaaaatactaaagattaagaaaaaagagaagaactaaaaaaattgagaaaataaaaaatgagagaaaaaaataaaaataaagtttgagaaaaatgaggggaaaaaagagaaccgataaaaactaaaaaaaaaataaaaaaaatttaaagataaatgaattaaaaaataaaaataaaagaaatagataatgcataagaaaaacaagagaaaaaaataaaggttggataaaaataaaattaaaggaaaaaataaaaagtgaaaataataaaaaatagaataataaaactaaagtaaagaataaaaaagtgaaaataataaaaaaataaaatttgagaaacaaataataattttgtttatAGTTCAAAGTAGAAACAGTGCATTTActcataaagtaataataatacaactgaCATAAAGATGGCAACATGCAAAATCTAAAATGAATGACTGATATATATACTAAGACCAAGTCAACTTTTAATTTCTATATAATGTTTCACCTCGAGAAAGTTattaagccgggggtctatcgaaaaatAACCTCTGTATCTCacctgagatagtggtatggactgcgtacgcTTACCCTCCCAAGACCCTACTTGGTgggaaatatactg is a window from the Capsicum annuum cultivar UCD-10X-F1 unplaced genomic scaffold, UCD10Xv1.1 ctg70566, whole genome shotgun sequence genome containing:
- the LOC124894146 gene encoding protein PHOSPHATE STARVATION RESPONSE 1-like, which encodes KYRTARYKPEPSEGTSEKKSTSVIEMPSMDLKTTMGITEALRLQMEVQKQLHEQLEIQRKLQLQIEEQGKYLEMMFERTKDIGKDLKVSSSITDEHPSPSTETKHSPPNDKSEALEKDPVSSNNCSSSSLGGKSPDKNVREDHDSDGGDSCCSPPSKRARTEERSALHES